The Streptococcaceae bacterium ESL0687 genome has a segment encoding these proteins:
- a CDS encoding HU family DNA-binding protein, whose product MANKQDLVAKVAEKAELTKKDAELAVNAVFASITDFLAEGDKVQLIGFGTFETRERAARTGRNPQTGKTLEIAATTVPAFKAGKALKDAVK is encoded by the coding sequence ATGGCTAACAAGCAGGATTTAGTAGCAAAAGTTGCAGAAAAAGCTGAACTTACTAAAAAAGACGCAGAACTTGCAGTAAACGCAGTATTTGCATCAATTACAGACTTCCTTGCTGAAGGTGATAAAGTACAACTTATCGGTTTTGGTACTTTTGAAACTCGCGAACGTGCAGCACGTACAGGACGTAACCCTCAAACAGGTAAAACTCTTGAAATCGCTGCAACTACTGTACCTGCCTTCAAAGCTGGTAAAGCTCTGAAAGACGCAGTAAAATAA
- a CDS encoding YpmS family protein produces MENKNIRKISKEKYLLLKKKKADKKSSPKAKSRNVWKYFFIVLLGLNLAGGGFLALKVFAPWSQPTITMENEGDHDLEVASRVAKVEMTSSELNHVVNYYLEKNYKSKNYNLNIADKITLTGSYQFFFAKFPLTITFVPQVLDNGNVELVVDSLTAGSLNLPKEKALTYIKESYKFPNFIVVNPSKEKITIDLSNLSLDDGFIVEASQIDLKNEKIVFDLLQK; encoded by the coding sequence ATGGAAAATAAGAATATTAGAAAAATATCGAAGGAAAAATATCTCCTTCTTAAAAAAAAGAAAGCTGATAAAAAAAGCAGTCCTAAAGCGAAGTCAAGGAATGTTTGGAAGTACTTTTTTATTGTTTTACTAGGACTAAATTTGGCTGGAGGTGGCTTTTTGGCCCTTAAGGTATTTGCCCCCTGGTCTCAACCTACAATCACTATGGAAAATGAGGGAGACCACGATCTAGAAGTTGCAAGTAGGGTGGCTAAAGTTGAAATGACAAGCTCAGAGCTTAATCATGTGGTCAATTATTACCTAGAGAAAAACTATAAGAGTAAAAATTATAACTTAAATATTGCAGATAAAATTACCTTAACTGGTAGTTACCAGTTCTTTTTTGCCAAGTTTCCTCTCACTATAACCTTTGTTCCTCAAGTACTAGACAATGGAAATGTTGAATTGGTAGTTGATAGTCTGACAGCTGGTAGCCTTAATCTTCCTAAGGAAAAGGCCTTAACTTATATCAAGGAGAGTTATAAATTTCCTAACTTTATTGTGGTAAACCCTAGCAAGGAAAAAATTACAATTGACTTATCAAATTTATCTCTAGATGATGGCTTTATCGTTGAAGCCAGTCAAATTGATTTGAAGAACGAAAAGATTGTTTTTGATTTACTTCAGAAATGA
- the gyrA gene encoding DNA gyrase subunit A, producing the protein MQDKHLKDVNLAQEMKTSFIDYAMSVIVARALPDVRDGLKPVHRRILYGMNELGVTPDKPHKKSARITGDVMGKYHPHGDSAIYESMVRMAQWWSYRNMLVDGHGNFGSMDGDGAAAMRYTEARMSKIALEMLRDINKKTVDFVDNYDGTEREPVVLPARFPNLLVNGTTGIAVGMATNIPPHNLGETIDAVKLMLQNPEATTKELMEVLPGPDFPTGALVMGRSGIHKAYETGRGSIILRAKTHIETTATGRERIVVTEIPYMVNKAKLVERIGELSRDKRIEGLTALRDESSRDGIRIIMEVRRDASASVILNNLFKLTNLQTSFGFNMLAIVNGAPKILGLKEILEHYINHQIEVVERRTRFDKARAEARAHILEGLRIALDNIDAVISIIRESDTDARAQAELMERFGLSERQSQAILDMRLRRLTGLERDKIEKEYNELIALISDLSDILSKPERVRTIIEGELDEVRKRYADDRRTELLVGEVISIEDEDLIEKEEVLITLSKDGYIKRLTQDEFRSQKRGGRGVQGSGLNNDDFIKHLISTNTHDNLLFFTNLGRVYQLKGYEIPEYGRTAKGLPLVNLLKLDEGEKVQTVINVERSAEDKYLFFTTKKGLVKRTEASLFSNIRQNGLKAISLREEDELTSVLLTDGNQEIIIGTHNGYAIRFKEETIRNMGRSASGVRGINLREEDYVVGTSLISDDKEVLVISENGLGKRTGAKEYPTKGRGGKGVQAMKITSKTGKLAGLATVNEGEDVIVITNTGVIIRTSTDSISQTGRSTQGVKIMKLDAAAKIVGFTLIEAETAPLED; encoded by the coding sequence ATGCAAGATAAGCACTTGAAAGATGTAAATTTAGCCCAGGAAATGAAGACTAGTTTTATCGATTACGCAATGAGTGTAATTGTGGCTCGTGCTCTACCTGACGTGCGTGACGGACTTAAGCCGGTTCACCGCCGTATTTTATACGGAATGAATGAACTTGGTGTAACCCCTGATAAACCGCATAAGAAATCTGCCCGTATTACAGGGGATGTTATGGGTAAATACCACCCACACGGAGACTCAGCCATCTATGAATCGATGGTAAGAATGGCTCAGTGGTGGAGTTACCGCAATATGCTGGTTGATGGCCACGGAAACTTCGGTTCAATGGACGGAGACGGAGCAGCTGCCATGCGTTATACCGAAGCTAGGATGAGTAAAATCGCCCTTGAAATGCTTCGTGATATTAACAAAAAGACTGTCGATTTTGTTGATAACTATGATGGGACTGAGCGGGAACCCGTAGTTCTTCCAGCCCGCTTCCCCAACCTTTTGGTTAATGGAACAACTGGGATTGCAGTTGGGATGGCAACAAATATTCCGCCTCATAATTTGGGTGAAACAATTGATGCTGTAAAATTAATGCTGCAAAATCCTGAAGCAACGACTAAAGAGCTGATGGAAGTCCTTCCAGGGCCAGATTTCCCAACAGGAGCCTTGGTTATGGGACGTTCTGGTATCCACAAGGCCTACGAGACTGGTCGTGGATCAATTATCCTTAGAGCCAAGACCCATATTGAAACTACGGCAACAGGTCGTGAGCGAATTGTAGTTACTGAGATTCCTTACATGGTTAATAAGGCCAAACTTGTAGAACGTATTGGGGAATTAAGCCGCGACAAGCGAATTGAAGGCCTTACAGCCCTAAGAGATGAGTCTAGCCGAGATGGTATTCGCATTATCATGGAAGTTAGACGGGATGCGAGTGCGAGTGTTATTTTAAATAATTTATTTAAACTGACTAACCTGCAAACAAGCTTTGGTTTCAATATGCTTGCCATCGTTAACGGGGCACCAAAAATTCTTGGTCTAAAAGAAATTCTTGAGCACTATATCAACCACCAAATTGAGGTGGTTGAACGCAGAACCCGTTTTGACAAGGCCCGTGCAGAAGCCCGTGCTCATATCTTGGAAGGACTAAGAATTGCTCTTGATAATATTGATGCAGTAATTTCAATTATTCGGGAAAGTGACACGGATGCTCGTGCTCAAGCGGAGCTTATGGAGCGTTTTGGTCTATCTGAACGTCAAAGTCAGGCAATTTTGGACATGCGTTTACGCCGCCTGACTGGTCTTGAAAGAGATAAAATTGAGAAAGAATACAATGAGTTGATTGCCCTAATCTCTGATCTTTCAGATATTTTAAGTAAACCAGAGCGTGTTAGAACAATCATTGAAGGTGAACTTGATGAGGTTAGAAAACGTTATGCGGATGATCGCCGGACTGAGCTATTAGTTGGCGAAGTTATCTCGATTGAAGATGAAGATTTAATCGAAAAAGAAGAAGTCTTGATTACCCTTTCTAAAGATGGTTATATCAAGCGTCTGACCCAGGATGAATTTAGGTCTCAAAAACGTGGTGGTCGCGGGGTCCAAGGTAGCGGCTTAAATAATGATGACTTTATCAAGCATCTTATTTCGACCAATACCCATGATAATCTTCTCTTCTTTACTAACCTTGGACGAGTGTACCAACTTAAGGGTTATGAAATTCCTGAGTATGGTCGTACTGCTAAGGGACTGCCTTTAGTTAATCTTTTAAAACTTGATGAAGGTGAAAAAGTTCAAACGGTAATCAATGTTGAAAGATCAGCTGAAGATAAGTATCTCTTCTTTACAACCAAGAAGGGACTAGTTAAGAGAACGGAAGCTAGTTTATTCTCTAATATTAGGCAAAATGGTCTAAAGGCTATTAGTCTACGTGAAGAAGATGAATTGACTAGTGTTCTTTTAACAGATGGAAACCAGGAAATTATTATCGGTACCCACAATGGGTATGCCATTCGCTTCAAGGAAGAGACCATTAGGAATATGGGACGCAGTGCAAGTGGAGTCCGTGGGATTAATCTACGTGAAGAAGATTATGTTGTTGGAACAAGCTTGATTTCTGATGATAAAGAGGTTCTCGTAATTTCTGAAAATGGTCTTGGAAAACGAACAGGTGCCAAGGAATATCCAACCAAGGGCCGTGGCGGTAAAGGTGTTCAGGCCATGAAGATAACTTCAAAAACTGGAAAACTTGCAGGCCTTGCAACTGTAAATGAAGGTGAGGATGTAATTGTCATTACCAATACAGGGGTTATTATTAGAACAAGTACGGATAGTATTTCTCAAACTGGGCGTTCTACTCAGGGTGTTAAAATTATGAAGTTGGATGCTGCAGCTAAGATTGTTGGTTTTACCTTGATTGAAGCTGAAACTGCTCCCCTTGAAGATTAG
- the greA gene encoding transcription elongation factor GreA gives MAEKTFPMTIEGKEKLEQELENLKLVKRPEVVERIKIARSYGDLSENSEYDAAKDEQAFIEGRISIVENQLRNAVIIDSDSVDKNEVALGKTVTFQELPAGDIETYTIVGSAEADPFTGMISNESPIAQALVGRKIGDIVKISLPFGEIEVKITEVK, from the coding sequence ATGGCTGAAAAAACATTTCCAATGACCATTGAAGGTAAGGAAAAACTTGAACAGGAATTAGAAAACCTAAAATTAGTTAAGCGTCCTGAAGTGGTAGAGCGTATCAAAATTGCTCGTAGCTACGGAGACCTTTCAGAAAATAGCGAGTACGATGCAGCAAAAGATGAACAAGCCTTTATTGAAGGACGTATCTCAATTGTTGAAAATCAGCTACGCAATGCTGTAATTATTGACAGTGATTCAGTTGATAAAAATGAAGTTGCTCTTGGAAAAACAGTAACCTTCCAAGAACTTCCTGCAGGAGACATTGAAACATATACAATCGTGGGTAGTGCTGAAGCTGATCCATTTACTGGTATGATTTCAAATGAATCACCGATTGCCCAAGCCCTTGTTGGCCGTAAGATTGGTGACATAGTTAAGATTTCACTTCCATTTGGAGAAATTGAAGTCAAGATAACTGAAGTAAAATAA
- a CDS encoding DegV family protein: MAIKIVTDSTITIEPNLIEELDITVVPLTITIDGVSYQDSDLNQKEFLQKMAASKNLPKTSQPPVGLFAEVYDNLGADGSEIISIHLTKVLSGTVESARQASNISDSNVTVVDSKFIDQALKFQVVEAARLAKEGASKEEILAAIENIRSRSQLFIGVATLENLIKGGRIGHAAGLVGSFLNIKLILSLSDVKLEQEVKGRGNKTFQKWVDEFAASLEGKKIKEIGISHADNLSFSEHIKEVLQPYVKNPITILETNSTITTHAGPGAWAVMVEYE, encoded by the coding sequence ATGGCAATAAAAATTGTAACAGATTCAACAATTACAATTGAACCTAATTTGATAGAAGAACTAGATATAACGGTAGTTCCATTAACGATTACAATTGATGGAGTTTCTTATCAGGATAGTGATTTAAATCAAAAAGAATTTTTACAAAAAATGGCTGCCAGCAAAAACTTACCTAAGACCAGTCAACCGCCAGTAGGTTTATTTGCGGAAGTTTATGACAATTTAGGCGCAGATGGAAGTGAGATTATTTCTATTCACTTGACCAAGGTCTTAAGTGGTACAGTGGAATCGGCAAGACAGGCATCAAACATCTCAGATTCAAATGTTACAGTTGTTGATAGTAAATTTATTGACCAGGCTTTAAAATTCCAAGTTGTAGAAGCAGCGAGACTAGCAAAAGAAGGAGCAAGTAAGGAGGAGATCCTTGCTGCCATTGAAAATATTCGTAGTCGTTCGCAATTATTTATTGGTGTTGCCACCCTTGAAAATTTGATCAAAGGTGGTAGGATTGGCCATGCAGCAGGGCTAGTAGGTAGTTTCTTAAATATTAAGCTTATCCTAAGTTTGAGTGACGTAAAACTTGAACAAGAGGTTAAGGGACGCGGTAATAAGACCTTCCAAAAGTGGGTTGATGAATTTGCAGCCAGCCTTGAGGGTAAAAAAATAAAGGAAATTGGAATATCTCATGCAGATAATTTATCCTTTAGTGAACATATAAAAGAAGTCCTTCAACCCTATGTTAAAAATCCAATTACAATTTTGGAAACAAACTCAACTATAACAACTCATGCTGGACCTGGCGCATGGGCTGTTATGGTTGAATATGAATAA
- the mltG gene encoding endolytic transglycosylase MltG, translated as MKEKKDSKGFSNESFREKILAQLEENRKKASQFDDDLFEDSSIKEDVLSTKADDSFSKSEEKTTELKEAPVASINDSYVQSRISEHEAFNKSEKLENAFEPDHATEQVTIGEIEPELEKVVVEELADLKEKTSFKDVSKVMASEVEADDTDESNQASQAQIKKEEDSHMENKSSDMKEPSNREDSRNYENAYFEPLDRSSERTEYTRANRKKQKSIARKIITAISLILLILLAVAGFMGYRYIESSLGPMDKNNESYVTVEVPNGSSNKQIGSILEKNGIIKSATAFQYYTKFKSQSSFKSGYYNFSPSMNLEAITEKLSEGGTEQPQVPSLGKVTIPEGYTLEQIAEAITVNAGSKDKDASPFSKDDFLKVVSDDAFINRMKEKYPQLTETMGQKGEVKYQLEGYLFPATYEYTKDSTVESLAEEMVAAMNTALIPFYEQIKTKNLTVNEVLSLAALVEKEGANDEDRRNIAQVFYNRLTLGMPLQSNIAILYAEGRAGQKTTLKEDATIDTNIDSPYNLYIHTGFGPGPVANPGLAAIKATINPKDNNYLYFVADVTTGKVYYSETLEEHEKYVKQYVNDQVQ; from the coding sequence TTGAAAGAAAAGAAGGATAGCAAGGGATTTTCGAATGAAAGTTTTAGGGAGAAAATTTTAGCCCAACTTGAAGAGAATAGGAAAAAAGCATCTCAATTTGATGATGACCTATTTGAAGATTCTAGTATTAAAGAGGATGTTTTATCAACTAAAGCAGATGATAGCTTCTCTAAATCAGAGGAAAAAACCACAGAATTAAAGGAAGCACCTGTTGCTTCAATTAATGATAGCTATGTGCAGTCAAGAATTTCAGAACATGAAGCATTTAATAAATCTGAAAAACTTGAAAATGCCTTTGAACCAGATCACGCTACTGAACAGGTAACCATTGGTGAAATCGAACCAGAACTTGAAAAAGTTGTAGTTGAAGAACTAGCTGATCTTAAAGAAAAAACATCATTTAAGGATGTTTCCAAGGTTATGGCATCTGAAGTAGAGGCTGACGATACGGATGAATCTAATCAAGCAAGTCAGGCACAAATCAAAAAAGAGGAGGACAGTCATATGGAAAATAAAAGTTCTGATATGAAGGAGCCTTCTAACAGAGAAGATTCAAGGAACTATGAAAATGCCTATTTTGAACCATTAGATAGGTCTAGCGAGAGAACTGAATATACAAGAGCCAATAGGAAGAAGCAGAAGAGCATTGCTCGAAAAATAATTACGGCTATTTCTTTAATCCTTTTAATCTTACTAGCTGTAGCTGGATTTATGGGCTACAGATATATTGAAAGTTCATTGGGACCAATGGATAAAAACAATGAATCTTATGTAACAGTTGAAGTTCCCAATGGATCAAGTAATAAGCAGATTGGTTCCATTCTTGAAAAAAATGGCATAATTAAAAGTGCTACAGCCTTTCAGTACTATACAAAGTTTAAAAGCCAGAGTAGCTTTAAGAGTGGTTACTATAACTTTAGCCCAAGTATGAACTTAGAAGCCATTACTGAAAAATTATCAGAGGGTGGAACAGAGCAACCTCAAGTTCCAAGTCTTGGTAAGGTTACTATCCCAGAAGGTTATACTTTAGAGCAGATAGCTGAAGCAATCACTGTTAATGCAGGATCAAAAGATAAGGATGCAAGTCCGTTCTCTAAAGATGATTTCTTAAAAGTTGTTTCAGATGACGCTTTTATTAATCGTATGAAGGAGAAGTATCCACAGTTAACAGAGACAATGGGCCAAAAAGGGGAAGTTAAGTATCAATTAGAGGGCTATCTTTTCCCAGCAACTTATGAATATACTAAGGACTCAACCGTTGAATCTTTAGCAGAGGAAATGGTTGCGGCTATGAATACAGCCTTGATTCCATTTTATGAGCAAATAAAGACTAAGAATCTAACGGTTAATGAAGTTTTAAGTCTTGCTGCCCTTGTTGAAAAAGAAGGAGCAAATGACGAAGACCGCAGAAATATTGCCCAAGTTTTCTACAACCGTTTGACCCTAGGAATGCCTCTTCAAAGTAATATTGCTATTCTTTATGCTGAAGGTCGCGCTGGTCAAAAAACGACCCTTAAAGAAGATGCAACTATTGACACTAACATTGATTCGCCTTATAATCTATATATTCATACAGGTTTTGGACCGGGACCAGTTGCTAACCCAGGGCTAGCAGCAATTAAGGCTACTATCAATCCTAAGGACAATAATTACCTTTATTTTGTTGCAGACGTAACAACTGGTAAGGTCTATTATTCTGAAACCTTGGAAGAGCATGAAAAATATGTAAAACAATACGTGAACGACCAAGTTCAATAG